One window of the Strix uralensis isolate ZFMK-TIS-50842 chromosome 3, bStrUra1, whole genome shotgun sequence genome contains the following:
- the LOC141941412 gene encoding heme-binding protein 1-like yields the protein MARSARGDLGGLGEEAAAGGWGDGDGEEEEAEAAERGRLFARWEAVASTHRVSLPRDMAGPIFQMTRNNQAREAVPYVTLSQPEKCEEAAYEERQYPAGKWASVTKGEPLYEQSISMSFMKLMRYICKENSIGCYLGMTVPVLNEIHLTKEGTKLEREVITAYYLPGEFQQNPPVPMDPEINITERAPLRVITRVFYGMTTEETILREISLFWELLGCTDTVLRETYIVAAYENPSIPQRRNEIWFICQAE from the exons ATGGCGCGCAGCGCACGGGGCGACCTGGGCGGGCTGGGCGAGGAGGCCGCGGCCGGTGGCTGGGGGGATGGCgacggcgaggaggaggaggcggaggcggcggagcggggccggtTGTTCGCCCGCTGGGAGGCCGTAGCCAGCACGCACCGAGTGAGCCTGCCTCGAG ACATGGCCGGCCCGATCTTCCAGATGACCCGGAACAACCAGGCTCGCGAGGCCGTGCCCTACGTTACCCTCTCGCAGCCTGAGAAG TGTGAGGAAGCAGCCTATGAGGAGCGGCAGTACCCAGCAGGGAAGTGGGCGTCTGTCACCAAGGGGGAGCCCCTGTATGAGCAGAGCATCTCCATGAGCTTCATGAAGCTCATGCGCTACATCTGCAAGGAGAACTCTATAG GTTGCTACCTGGGGATGACAGTCCCAGTGCTCAATGAAATCCACCTGACCAAGGAGGGGACCAAGCTGGAGCGTGAGGTCATAACTGCCTATTACCTCCCGGGAGAGTTCCAGCAAAACCCCCCTGTTCCCATGGACCCCGAAATCAACATCACCGAGAGGGCACCGCTACGGGTTATAACCAG GGTTTTCTATGGGATGACCACTGAGGAGACGATTCTGCGGGAGATCAGTCTCTTCTGGGAGCTCTTGGGCTGCACAGACACTGTGCTCCGGGAAACCTACATTGTGGCTGCTTACGAAAATCCCAGCATCCCTCAGCGCCGCAATGAGATCTGGTTCATCTGCCAAGCAGAGTGA